In Setaria italica strain Yugu1 chromosome IX, Setaria_italica_v2.0, whole genome shotgun sequence, the genomic stretch GGGAATGGACACTCGCGTCGGGCATATATGCCTGGCTTAGCCAAGAATTGAACCCGGCTTACTGCTCTGCACTTGTATACGAAGTTGCGTCGCTCCACAAACCATAACGCGGCAGCCTACTCTGTTTCACTTCCTCTGCCTTTGGCTCTCTGCCCTCTTCCTCGCCCAACAAAACAGAGGAAACGAGACGAAACAAAACGAAGAGGCCCAGCCTGGTGTCCCGGACACGTACGTCAAGGAACTCCAGCCGCATCTTATTTCTGTTCATAGTCATAGATCAAAGGCCGTTTTCACATGCAATATGTACAAGACAGGCCTGTAAACATGGAGACTGGAGGGTGAGCGTTCCATCCTTCCCTGCCTGCGTCGTGTTCGATCGCCACGACCACGAGGAGGATCCGAGCGATGTACAGGGGCGTCTGTGCAAACGAACTGTGccatcccttcccttcccttcacTTGTGGCCGCCGGGACCATTGCCGTCGGCGCGCGGCGTGATCCTGATGACGAGGCCGGGGAAGACGTCGTCGGGGTCGTGGACGTGCGGGTTCCGCTCCAGGATGTAGGGGTCGCCGCACCGGGCGCTGATGCTGTGCAGCGTCTCCCCCTCCGCCACCACGTAGAGCTCCTCGCACGGCCGCGCTGCCAGCCGCGCCCCGCGCACGACCGCCGGCCCGACtccgcgctcctcctcccccacaaGCGACCCCACCAGCAGCACGAGCGCCAGCACGCAGCACCACGACGCCACCTCCGAGGACGCCCCCGACCGAGGCTGCTCTCCGGCCATCGCTGGCGATCGATCGACACAACCACTTGCGAGACAGAGTTTGCTGTGAATTTGGTGCCTGTGTGTCTGTGTTTGGACTTGGGAGTAGCTAGGGGTCGGAGGTTTATATAGAGGACGGGGCCTCATGGAAGTTGGGGCGTCGTTGTAGGAGGGGACGCTGAGATGAAAATGGAGATGGTTCCGCGGGAGACGTCGGCATGGTCAGAGCTAAGCAGCCAAGCAAGGTAGCTGAAGTGGAGGGTTGGATACTTGGATTGGATGGTGCTCCATTGCAAGTTTGTCACTGTTCCCAGACTCCCAGAGTCCAGTCCATCAGAAAAAGGGACGCACTACTAGATTGGAGGGTATGGGACTACGGTTGAGCACTTGAGCTTTATCATTCTGTCTAGCCAATAATTTTTTTCGGTTCAGGACTGTTCAGTACAGTATTATAAATGAATTACTTTGTTGCAGAGAAAAGGCATCATCACATCTGCCAACAGAGGTACCGTTCTTTCCTGATGAGATGTTAACAAGCCGGGGTCTGTTTAGTTCCTCCcaaactcctaactttgacactatgcaaaaagaaaattctccgtcacatcaaatttgcggtacatgcatggagtactaaatgtagaagaaatcaaaaactaattgcacaattttgttgtactttgcgagacgaatcttttgagcctaattagttaatatttggataataattcacaaatacaaatgaaacgttacagtgtgctacagtgttataacagtaattttgcatctccaaagttgggcaactaaacaagacccttGGTAGGTCGATTTCTTTTGCAGAACATCGACTACGCAGGTAGGACAGGGTCACAAAACATGGCTTTAGGTGCTAAACTATCTGGATCACAAGCAATAACTAGCACAACTTTTTTCCCTTGGATGATCTTATTAGAAAGTGTGACAGCAAAAGATGAAAAGAGCGGTACAGAGACAAGTCACAAGACAACCAATTCATTTTTCAACCGAGCACACACGCATGGACGTCTACGAGTTGCCAGGGCGTCGGAAAGCTACAAAAGGCCCCATGTGGGGGCACCCAATTACGGGACGTGATCCCCATGCCATCCAAACGTTCGTGAACCTAAAACTTGTCGCTATGCAGGAAAAAGGCTAGCGGTTCATCCCAAACAGGCAGCAGATCTGACAAGATCTTCCAAACAAAAGTCCAAGAAAGCAGCTTCTTCTGGCTCCAGTGACTCTACTGCGGTGTCCTTTGCGGCCATCGAAGCAAAGGTTACCATTTTGTTATTGCTCACGGAATAACGACCACTAGCTGCCGTGTCCAAATTTTCGGCTTAAGGAACCTGTGAATCCGTCCCTGTGAAGGATATGCTAATTTAGTGGATTATACAATCTACGTGCGGCCAAATCATTCAGGTCATGAGGCCTTCCTTCGAGCGATGCATATGCATGAGAGACTATAGCCTCATCAGAGATTAGAGCGATGCAGTTTGCCCTTTGCCGTGCTTCCAAATGGTGGTGTTCGTTCTACGGAAACATGCACGGCGGGAAACCAGCTGCGCTGGGGATCCTCTGACCACGCCTTGACTCTGCCAAGCGCTGCGACCACTCCGCCTGCTGCCGCGACCATGCATGCGAGACAGCCAATCTCGATCGCGTCCGCGTCACAGAGCTCATGCAGGGCACGTACTCCAACCCAGCCGACATGAGCGTCGGCCGCGGCAAACGCCAAAACGGCCGAGGCCGGCAGGTGGCGCGCGGGAGCCGCCCCTCGCCCGCCGCACCTCCCCCGGCCCGACGCGTCGAGCGAACGCAATTACTCAACAGAGGATGGGCCGCCGCCGTGGGACGAAACTCCCATGCATGCCTGTGATGATGTCTCTCCATTCTCCAAGCTtcaccggcgcggcggcgcatggGGCAACGACGATGGATGGCTCTTGTGGGACCCCGGACCCGGCGTGGAAGTGGAATCTCTTTGCGCTTTTTTTTTCTGACGCATGCTGAGCCTTTTGGAAATTTTAGGCCAATGGAGTCCGTTGCGGGCTTGCGGCGGCTGATCGCGCATGCTCTCGTTCTTCCGGCCCCTGGGCTAGTCATCTTCTATGCAGAAATGCAAAGGAAAAAGGGTCGGGTCAATTAATCGAATACTCCTACAGAAACGAGCATTAGTTTCAGTTGGGAAACCTCATAAATCTCGAATTTCCCAAGACTGATCATTCAAGACTAAAGgtagtcccgggtgtttcacgtggAATTAAAGCCATagtaccaatcgggactaaaaggttttgcgcaaaaaaatattagaaattcctgGGAGGCCTCCCGACATGCGCACATATGACCTGAAGCCTCGCGCacagcttccttaccatctcgcATACACATCACATCTAACTGAGTAGGGGATGTaatctttcaaccgggactaaagttctTGGAGGTTTTAGTCcggatttgtaacaccaactaggactaaaggtatcTCCACGAATGGATCATCTTTAGTTCCGGTAACAattgagatttttgttgaggatggaaaaTCATTTTTCTACCGGTGCTCTCTGCGCGTGCGTAGCGTGCGTAGCGTGCGTAGCGTAAGGTATACGTGGAGGCACCGGAGGTTGCTAGTGCTGAGTGGGAGGGAAAAGGGCAGGAGAGCTCTGAAGGGCAAGCTAGTGGTTTAGGCCGAACGACGGGACGAGGCACACTGCAGTGCTTTATCGTAACATATCACATGCGCCGTTTCTCTCCCTTTTTATCACATGAATCATGTTGCCGATTGGATTGTTCCTtctcttatttctttttctcgAGAAACCGTCTAGAGGCAAATGTATATATGTGTAAAATCATTTCAATGAACACTCACACAGTATACTCTACATAGTTGCACTTCCATGCTACTATACTAACGATCTTCAAATTTATTTGGGATGTAGAATACATCTTACCGTGGATCTCAGCTTCATCTAAGAGCGGGTGGCCACAGAGAAAAACACAAACTATATGGACACGATCCAATGCCAGTGCTCGACGATGCCGTCCCTCCTTTGCGCGTAGTTGAATAAAGCTGTTGGTGCTGAAGCCTCTACCACTAGATGTCTAGATCCATGCTCTCGTAAGGACGCGGCTGTCCAATTCTTGCTCCGGTGGAAATGATGCCCTCTAGATTTGCCTTCGTAAGGCGGTGGAGCTCTTTTGCTGTTGGATCTTCATGTGCAAATCCTTGACACGAAACAAAGTAGGATGAAATTTAAGAAACACGTCATTATAAGTAGTGAACTTATGAACATTGATAAAAATTTTCTTAGCAGAGGCAACATGAAGAACATCATCGAAAGAAAAATCATACTTGGGGAATGAATATATTAGATTTACCAATATGACTTATACCTTTACCACTAGCAAGTAGCAACATGGATCTGATCTCCACCATTCACTAGAACAATCTTCCCATATATGAGAAGCAAGCTCCAATGAGGCGACCTAAAACAAGATTTCATTAATCATGGAGGAGAGAACGAAGATATGACAACACTTGTTGATCTTGCGAAATCCACTGAAATGCAGGCAGGATTCCCAACCTCCTCTTTTGTGTTGTCAGCTTTCTACTTGAATTTTTAGCGCACGTGCGTCTAGAAGACCAACATGAAAAGAGCATCACTGGCGATAGGTAGTAACTGGGCTCGCCACACTAGAAAATTCTCCCAAGTAAGCTTCTATGTGATAAAAGAATCGAAGCCAAAACTCTAATTAGCATACTACATGATCTCTAGGAGTAGCAGTGGTGGAGGTAGGAACCATTGGCCCCCCAGGATTTGGATGATTTATTGACTAAAACGTAAAAACCATGCTCTTGCAAATTAACTTGTGACATGATTAGTTGTTTATGGGAATAATAAAATTCTATTAAAACCATGGACACAGCAATATCCAGGTGAAGCATCCCATTCAAGGATGGTTCCTTGAGGACATTTACATCCAACAAGCATTGCCATAGCATGTACAGCTCTATTACATTCTGTAAAACAAAGAAAACCTGTATAAAAGCTAAAGTTTGAAGTCTCAAGAAACTTGATCTCACAAACAATTCTACCGATCTCCGCGAGTTTGTACTAGTCTGTCTCCAGAGTCTATTTAAAATTCATTACGTCGGTTTTCAAAATAATTCTAGTCATAACACACTGAATTGCTTTTTTCGTTGCTTTCAGGCAGTTTGTTATAGCCTCAGCACGGAGAGCGATCAGAGCATGTTTTCATTCTTCTTGCATTGGACTTATTAATAAACTCACATCGCAAATTCTTATCACAAAACCCTATCCACCATCATGACTCTTCAGGCTAAATGTCCCATATCCACATTAATCTTTAATTTATCTCCATGAGAGTGATTCCAGTTCCTCTCTTCCCTATGCTTGAAAGCTCTCTAATTTTCTACAATATTTGAGAATTCGTTAGTGTGTATGTATAATATAATCCACATCATTTACATTTATTCTATGATCCCCTTCTCTAACTCAATTTTTTTCTCATGGCCATTGCCAAAGTACATTACACGCTCTTATTCTTATCTTTTCCTATAATCCCAATAACGTTAATCATTGCCTCTAAAGAAATTGTTAGACTTAATCTTGTTGTTTACATATTTTACGAGTTAGTCGTGTCCAGAATTGGTTTGTGTTAGTACTGTAGCTTTGAGTATATGTTTAGTTGTGTACGTGACCACGGGAGTGCTTTGCTGGGTTGTGCAGCCAGATGTGGCTCAACCTATGCGTGCGTGTGTGCTTATTTAAGCCATGTAATCAGAGGTGTGTCAAGTCTCTGGTAGTGAAGAGAAAACAAGTGCAAGTGCTGGTGCCGGTGTGCAGCACCTAATAGCCTTTGAGTGTGCTAGTGCTCCTCACAGAATTTGTGTTCCTGCGTGTGTGTTCTTCAGATGTATGTGTGTGTTTCCATTCATTGAGAGAAGCTAGCAAGGAGTGCTTGCTTGGGTTTGTGTAAACATCAGAGATCTTCGTGAGGAGAGGCAGGCCGATTGGCTTGATCAGTTCCAACAGATAtcatatcaacaaatattactcCTTGCTACTCCAGTCTCAATTCCCTTTGCAATTCTTTTACACGCTTTCACTTAAAAAACAAATGGGTACCATCTTCGTCCAATATTTAGTTAAAGGCCGGATAACTAGTAATTTGGATGAAATGAATGAGCTCTAAATACTAATTTACAATACACACgttaatatttctttttcacAAGTTTAGTATAGTCTAATATTTCAAGTTTGAACTAAACATAATTTTACTACAATGCACATTTTTTGTACATTTATATTACATCACAACTTTTTTCCAATTATCTAATTTTAATCTAAAGCTTTCCTGTAAACACGATCCTTTATGATTGTTTAAGCACAAGTTTATGACTCTTCCTTAATATTAAAATCCATTTAAGAATGGTCATTGACTACTTTTTAAGCTCATGGCTCGTTCCCAATATAAAATGTTACTCTGCCCCGAAGGAGTAGACTGTAATACATGTGAAAGTTGTTGAAATGGCCTGAGCCTTACGGCTGCCGCTGCAATTCATTATATAGGATATGAGTACATGACAGTTTTTTACATGGGCTGCCCTACTAGGATACAATGGTAAACAATAGAAAACCGACATGTTGCATCCATAAAGATCTTCAACATGCACATGTAGCAAGTCTAACACTTAGCCGACGCTCGAAATGTTAGAACTGAAGCTGGTTGGCTTTTCTCAGAACGAGACTATTGTGATACCCGGTCCAATTTGAATATGGTGTAGTGACCTATAAGCGTAAGTTCCTAGTGAGTAAGGGTGGAGCTAACTTATAAGCTTTTGATCACTAGCCATAGCATCACACGAAGCCaggatgaaagtgtaagtaGGGTACTATGTGTGTACATGCCCGCCCCTTGGAAGGGTTGTGCCATgcagctttggaggacggggtgttataAGTGGTTCAGAGCCGACCCTCGTGATTGCGCATATGGATCAGTGTGCGGACATATGGCGCATGGTGTGTGTGGACCCAGAGGGGACACACAACATGAAATATGGCGCTAGCACTGGACATACGGTCATGCGCTAAAAAGGGACATTCTTGAACATTTGCCCAGCTGTAGGTGAGTTTGACCGATGAGGACGTTGGGTCCTTTGGGGGGGGGGTATGTGACACTCGATCCAATTTGGATATGACCCGGTAGTGTCCCATgagcgcatgtttagtaccaccttactAGTTGAGTAAGGGTGGAGCCAATTTATAAGTCTTTATCCACCAGCCATAACACCTTCGAGTTAACCCTTTTGCATGAAGCGAGGATGAAATGTAAATAGGGTGCTATGTGCATGCGTGCCCATCCCTTGGAAGGATTGGGctgtgcggctttggaggatggAGTGTTACAATTATGTTCACTCACGCAAAGAAAGAAGATCAATGGGATAACAATTAACAGGTGTGCAGACTGGCAAACTGAGTATAGCTCAGCCAGTAAGGTTAGGCCCTGTTCGGATTCTCTTAAACTAATTTTTAgttggactaaagtttagttagTTAAAAGTGAACCAACACTTTTAGGTCTCCTTTGGAACATAGGAATGGAAAAACATGGGAATAGAAAAAATATAGGAATTGGATAggaatgcatatgcaaaaataCAAGAATTAAAACTAGAGGAATTGTGGAAGGTTAGGTGTTTGGATGGTGTAGGAAGAACATAGGAAATGTTAAAGGAACCTTAAGAGCAAATTTCAATTAATTAATGTGGCATGCTTTGATTAGGCACAAGTGACTAGTGTCTtatgtggcagaaccacccaaattaacccggctaaagtgttctcaacatcgcctcaaatgcgaataaacactttaatcgaattaaaattgattaaattaaaatggtagtctgtcgggtttcacccgatacaaccacgtgTTTCtaatcgaaacaagcatacaaagctCGCACGAAGATGagtccaaagattacaacaatccagataacatATTACGGGTCCTACGTTAAGTTATTACAACCGAGTGTTCAAAAGCATAAAGAGTGTTCAgagttcaagcagcggaaaaagaATGATAAGTCTAATGTCGATACAGGATACCATGGTGAAACtttccatgatatcactcaccacgatcctcgccgaccAAGGATGGgttccactcaaccgtccatcccggaAGGAGCTGAGACGgtcaagtcacactagcaaccatATCCTCAAAATtaacattacctgaaaatataGTCACAaccaaggctgagtatactaatactccgcaagacttacccgtcaggtggtatctaatccatcGATTcctagacatgtaaggcttttAGGCTAAGGGTTTTGTTTTggcaaaagcttctaaagtgagtccttactttcaagttttagcatcaagttctacttgattatccattctaggtaagcacctattctaagaaagcatggtgaaacaagcatcaatattaaacatcatccttgttcctcttcttactcaatgcagaaaggtggtcaagcagtcccaaactgtgagaagcagacgattcgaatcgaatttcttaaccttgcaaggtggacctaaacacacgataTATGCGTACCACGCCGGGTTCACATACACAAACCGTTTCCATAGATCCTCAGCACATGTCCAGATCCCACTTcgcttggatacaaggccccaccggtcccgAAAAGATGTcgtaccgaggctgcacttgtacccacacgatgcatcaggggaacccggttccagagagagcagggagtatgtccacgctccggttcaattaggtactaggcttcccgatcccatactcggtatgtgtctagtacgttcaaacacttgaccataaATCTAACatatttcgaccttagcagtttttcTCTAAACATACGGGGCATCCACCAATTCCAAAACATATTACCAAGCCctgcccgtcaaccttatgattccaacataagtaaatatgcaactcctatagctcgcaagtgacaggacttcactcgacttttaccgtgtccctatttagcatagcaactacgtgacttatcatgctagtattcaacacatgggtattaggagcatgcaactaaggtttcaagctacttttatgaacttaatgcacaaacataagtaacaaaagtattgcataattttagaaaccaaggttatgctcGGGGGTTTTCCTTCTTGTCCTACGCTAGCCTGTGGCTCTTCCGAAGCTTGGCTTGGGTCTTGAGCGGTCTCGATCAGGTTCAAGGCAGCAGCTGAGTGTTCC encodes the following:
- the LOC101767984 gene encoding uncharacterized protein LOC101767984, producing the protein MRPRPLYKPPTPSYSQVQTQTHRHQIHSKLCLASGCVDRSPAMAGEQPRSGASSEVASWCCVLALVLLVGSLVGEEERGVGPAVVRGARLAARPCEELYVVAEGETLHSISARCGDPYILERNPHVHDPDDVFPGLVIRITPRADGNGPGGHK